The following DNA comes from Chitinophaga nivalis.
CGAAGTGCGCGCAGTTCTGCTTCTTTCTTACCCAACATGGCCGCCTTAATGGCTGCGTTAATATCTAATTCTAATGACATGGTATGGTTAGATTTAATGGATTATTTTCCTTCTGCTTCCTGTTTTTCCTGGAATTTCTTCAGAAAGCTTTTGGCAAAAACACGGATATCGTCTGCCTGATCTTTATAAGGAGTGGCCCGGCTATAGGTATCTGCCATGGTCATCATGGTCTGGAAAAAGAAATCGGCCATTTCATCCACCATCATATCCTTTGTCCACAAATCGATACGCAGCGCTGCTTTTTCGGCACTATCCCAGAAGGATACCATCATCCCTTTGGCTTTGATCATCCGTTCTTCCTTATTATCTGTAGCGCTCCATTCAATCGTCTCGGGCACTTTATTATCGTCCAGACCCACTTGGATCTTTATGGTAGATGTTTTACTCATGATTATATATTAAAGCGCAAAAATAGCCATCTTTCGTTATTTTCAGGATTCCGGGGTAAAGGGATTCAAATTAAATCTCTGCAAACCAGCTCCTATCCCCCTGTCAACAAGGTCCCAATCTCTCCAGCAGCCTGCTCCCAGCCTTCTGCAGGCATTACCGGTGGTATTTTCGCCAGCAGGCGGCTCCGCAGCTGCTCATCTTTATATAATAAGCTCATTTTTTCAGCGAGGTCATCCAGGTTGGCCGGATCGGTATATAATACGGCCTCTCCCCCAGCTTCTCTCACAGCAGCCCCATCCAGGGCAATCACCGGCACCTGACAGCGCCCCGCGGCATATACGGCCAAGGGTAAGCCATCCAACCGGGCAGTATACACCAGTGCATAGGCCGCTCCCGTCAGCCGGGCGAGGGTAGATTCGTCCAAATGCTCCAGCCACACTACATCCTGGCGGAACTTATAGCTTTGCAAAGCGGTGGCAATGTCGGCCCCAGCCTCCGTGAGGCTGCCAGCCAATACCAGCCTGATGTTGGAGCGTTGCCGTCTTTTCAGGGCAGAAAATGCCTTTAGTACCGGAATGATATTATTCCGTGGATGCAGGCTACCCGCTACCAGGAAATATTCTGCACTCCCCGTAAACTCCCTTTTCACGGCCTCCCGGCTTTCCCATTCCAGCGGCTGATATAACGGGCTTACTCCTGGAGTCACCCGTACTATTTTATCTTTTATGGCTGGCGCATGCCGGCTTAGCTCCTCTTTCACGGTATCTGATAATACCACGATACGGCTGGCCCGCGCCAGGTATTTATCCAGGTTCTTTTTTAATCTCCGCTGCTGCAAAACCGGCTGTAGTCCGGCATCCCGCAGGAAAGAAAGGTCCCGGAGCAGGATAATGCCAGGAATTTTGCTCCGCAGCGGCAATGTACCATCCAAGCCAATCATCAGATCAGGCCGGTAAGCTTTCATCGCCCGGGGCAACTGCCACTCCAGCCACCAGTAAAGGTGCCAGGGCTTTTCTCCCTTCAATGGCACTACTACCGTAGTCACATTGGCCGGGAAATTAAGTCCGGCAGGAATATCTCCATCAAAAAAACAGATGAATTGATGTGCAGGCTGCTGCCGGCACATGGCTAAAATTATTTCAGTAGCCACCCGCCCGGTATCAGCAGGCATATCCTGTCTTAAACAAGCAGCAATAACAGCAATTTGCATAATCGAATCCTTTGCCAGCCTGCAAACCTACATAATTTTCACCTTTACACCGGTGGATTTTACCTTTCCCGGCTTCCGGCTGCTACTGATTTGACTTATTGGTAATATAAAATATATGTGGGGTCGAGACATTGGCGGTATTTCCCAGTGAAGCCAGGCCCAATGTGACCATATAGGTTTTTACCCCCCTGAGATGGCGCAAGGTCACCCGAAACGTACCGGTATGTGCATCCGGCACGGCCTCCTGTGGCAACGGTATATTATTAATCTCAGACACTACGTTTAAACTAACGGCTACCCCTTTCTCCGGTAACCGGGAAGTGATATTCACCGTAAAAGTATAGGTACTGTCCAGCGCGATATTATATTTTCCTTCCTGAATCTCCGGTAACTCAAACCGCAGCCCCTCCTCTTCCACCGTATTAACCGGTGCAGGGGCGTCCTTTTTTTTGCAGGCAGAAAAAGACAATAAAGAAAAGGTCAGGATGATTGGCAAGCAGGTTTTCAATAACATAATCTCCATATGTTGGCATGTGAAATTATATTTTTTTTACATACAAATCAAATTTTACTTCTCACATCCAGGGCATCCCGCAATCCGTTCCCCAGCAGGTTAAAAGCCAGTACCAGCAACATAATGGCAGTCCCTGGCGCCAATGCCAGCAATGGATTATGGGTAATAATGAAGTTATAGTTCTCTTTGATCATCAGGCCCCAGGAAGGCTGCGGTGGCTGCACGCCTACCCCCAGAAAGCTGAGCCCTGCCTCTACCACAATGGCCGTAGCAAAATTACCGGCAGCTACCACCATCACGGGTCCCATAATGTTGGGCAACATATGCCGGAAAATGATACGCAGGTGCCCATAACCCAATGCGCGGGCAGCTTCTACAAACTCCAACTCCCGCAGGGAGAGTATCTGGCCGCGGATAATCCGGGCAACGCCTACCCACATGGTGAGCCCCACAGCAATGAATACCTGCCAGAAACCTTTTCCCAATGCCAGCGTAAGGGCAAATACCAGCAGCAGGGCGGGCATCGCCCATATTACATTCACCAGCCACATCACCAGATCGTCTGTACGACCGCGAAAGTAGCCGGCCAGTGCCCCCAGCAACACACCGATACTAAGTGATATAATTACGGCAATACACCCCACTCCCAGACTCACCCGGGTACCTACCAGCAACCGACTCAGGATATCCCGGCCGAATTTATCGGTACCGAGCCAGTAAGTACAGGAAAAAATACGTTCCCGGCTGATCAGCTGCTGTAATTCACTGGCCGGCAGCGGCGCCGATGGCGGCTCTCCATACCAGATCTGTACCAGGGACAAGGTTTCTTCCCGCGTGGTAGATTCATCCACATAACGTTGTATCACCAGTACACTATCCCGGAACGCCCAGGAACGTACAGGCGTCCACGTTACATCTGATTCGCGACCATATAATAACTGATGGAAAAAAGAGACCGGCGTCACCGGCTGCGTTTTTTTCATGGCCAGCATGTGTACCCTGAATCCGGGATGCTGCCCTTCTACTTCCAGTACCATCCGGTTGGCATCCGGCGTATGATCCGGCGCTATCAGATAGGCGGTTAGCGCCACAATCACTGACAAGGCAATGACCAGCAGTCCGGCTACCGCGCCTTTATTACGGCGGAGCCGTTTCCATGATGATGTAAAATCCGACAAATCCTGACTATTTATTTTACCTGGCGGCCCTTCCATTGATAACTGCCAAACTTGCCCAGCCAGCCGGCTATTACAATATAAGGAATATGAAATAACTGGCCGGGAATAAACCACACGAGCAGCTCTGTTTTATTGAAAAAACGAGCTACCGGCAACAGGAAATAAAGCTCCACTGTTACTTTAAACAACAGCAGAATCAGGAACCACGGCCACCATACCGGCAGGAATAAGGCAATGGCGCCCATTATCAGTAAACCGGCATTAAACAGATATACCAGGAATAATACCCAGGTAATCCTTTTATCTTCATATTTATCAGCTTTGGAAGACCAGCGGATACGCTGGTTCATGAAGTCTCTCAGGGTATCCACAGGTAAAGTGCGTACGATAGCGTCTTCACTTTTCAGGTACATCACACCATCCGGATAAGCGCTATAGATCTTGTACATCAGCAACATATCATCGCCGGAAGCGATATTGTCGATACCGGTAAATCCGCCCACTTCATAAAAAGCTTTCTTTTCATACGCCAGGTTAGCGCCATTGCACATGGTACCGGCGGCCAGTTCGGCTGCCGCAGCGGTGATCCCCTGCATCGTCATAAAATCCAGCGACTGCAGCTTTTTGAAGAAGTTGAATTCTTTATAAAAACATACCGGTGCCGCAATAAACCGCGGACGATATTGCTCATAACATTGCACCATGGTTTCTATCCAGCGGGGCGACATCACGCAATCCGCGTCGGTGGTAACAATGAGATCGCCGGCAGCCCGCCCGATGGCCATTTCTATGGCCCGTTTTTTATAGGAGTTGAGCCGCTGCGTGATATCCAGGTGATCAGATAAACGCAACAGGTGGATATTGGCCGCTTTACAACGCTGCACGACAGCAGCGGTATCATCTGTAGAAAAATCGTCTATGATAATGATCTCCAGCAGCGTAGTCGTATAAGTCTGGTGTTGCAGCGCATCCAGTAAAGCCGGCAGATTATCGGCTTCGTTCCGCGCCGGAATAATGACCGTAACCTTAGTGTGACCAGGCTGCGGCGATACCGGATGAAACTTTTTCAAACGCTTCCAGCCGAGACTATACCACAATATCAGTACGCCATAGCCCAACGCCAATCCAATCAATATTATCAAAAAAAAGTGCATGCAGGATCAAAGATTTGATTTGATGATAAAGCCCAGCTGTACGGATATCAGCTGGTGCCCCTTCTCCAGTACCAGCATTTTGTGTGGAAACGTTCCATCGGCAAAACGGGTACCCAGTACAGGAGGAATAACGCGGTCATACTTCCCGAATATCAGGAGTGTTAAAACGTTATAACGGGCTAATAATTGTTTACAATGTTTTTTATCCGGCATCATTCTCCGCATATTCGTCCACACGCTGTAAACCAGTTCCCGCTTGGCGGTTTCATTCATCCGGTGCAGGGCGAACTTGTAGATGCTTTGATTAATCAACCCCAGCTTACGCCAGGTGTGCAGTAAGGTGAAAAATATACGGGGATGATAGGTATTGTATTTAAAGAGCCGGTTACCGATACTTGTTTGTGTCACAAACATATGCCAGGGGTTATTCCGCAAACCATCTGCCGCCAGCATAATGAGCCCGTCTATCCGGCCGGCCATCGTTTCCAGCAGGCAAAGCGCCAGCCGCCCTCCCATGCTGTACCCCAGTAAAGTAAACCGTTCTTTTCCTTCCTGCTCCAATATTGTCTGTACAATCGCCGTCAGGTCTGCTTTTTCAAACGCCCGCGCTTCTTCCCAACGGGTGCTGCCATGCAGTGGCATGTCCAGTGCAATCAGGGTAAAGACATCTCCCAGTCCGGCTACCAGCGGATGAAAGTGGGCCGCACTTTCCCCGAAGCCATGTAAACATATCATGAGCTGTGTACCGGTACCTTCACGGGTTCCGTGAAAGCGGCTTTTCAGGTATGGCAGGTAGAAATCAGACATAAAGGGGAACAATAATAACAAAAAATAATTATGAATCAGGGATAAAAGCCGGATACTGATATGGGTTGCGGGATAAATTCAAGATGTTAAAACTTCCCGGACACTGCACGTTACATGACACTTTTTTCAGTAAATTACAGAACTACCAAAAATTCAGTATCATGGACGCAACAGTAGAAAATAAGACTGCGCTCAAAGGCGCAGAGTTCCTCGTAAAGGAAAGTGCTCCTGAAGAAGTGTTTACCCCCGAAGACTTTTCGGAAGAGCAACTGATGATTAAAGACATGGCCGACCAATTCATCAGTAAAGAAGTTACCCCCGTTGTAGAACGGTTAGATAAACTGGAAGAAGGCCTCATGCCATCACTCCTGGAAAAAGCAGGCGAACAGGGTTTACTGGGCGCATCGTTTCCGGAAGAATATGGCGGACTGGGCAAGGATTTCGTTACTGCCACCATCATTAACGAAGGCCTGGGTGCTGGTCACTCTTTTTCTGTTGCCATGGCTGCACATACGGGTATAGGATCCCTGCCTATCCTGTACTTTGGTACAGAAGAACAAAAACAAAAATATATTCCCAAACTGGCTACCGGAGAGATGAAAGGTGCCTATGCCCTCACGGAACCTGATTCCGGCTCCGACGCGCTCGGCGCCAGAACCACCGCCAAACTGACCGACGACGGCAAACACTATGTGCTGAACGGACAGAAAAGCTGGATCACCAACTCTGGTTTTGCTGATGTGTTTACGGTATTTGCCAAAATAGACGGCGATAAATTCACGGCATTTATTGTTGACAAAGGTACACCTGGATTTACCCTGGGAGCAGAAGAACATAAAATGGGGATCAAAGGATCTTCCACCCGCCAGATCTATTTCCAGGATGCCAAAGTTCCTGTGGAAAATGTATTGGGCGTTATCGGTAAAGGTCACCTCATTGCCTTCAACATCCTGAATATCGGCCGGCTGAAACTTTGCGCAGCTGCCCTCGGCGCCGCCAAAAAATGTATCAATACCTCCGTACAATACGCCAATACCCGCTTTCAGTTCAAACAACCGATCGCTAATTTCGGCGCTATCAAATACAAACTGGCTGAAATGGTCATCCGTACCTGGACAGCCGAATCAGCCCTGTTCCGCACGGCGCAGCTGATTGATGACAAAGAAAAAGAACTGTTTGCAGAAGGCAAACCATTCAACGAAGCCCTGTTGGGAGCAGCAGAAGAATATGCTGTAGAATGTGCCATCCTGAAAGTAAATGGTTCTGAAGTACTCGACTACGTAGTGGATGAAGGCGTACAGATTCATGGTGGTAACGGATTCAGTGATGAATACATCATCTCCAAAGCCTACCGCGATTCCCGCATCAACCGCATCTTTGAAGGTACCAACGAAATCAACCGCCTCCTCGCACTCGACATGACACTGAAACGTGCCATGAAAGGCAAGCTGGATCTGATGAATCCGGCTATGAATGTGATGAAGGAACTGATGAGTATTCCCGAATTTGGTAACGATGATGAAAGTGCGTTCAGCAAAGAAAGAAAACTGATCACCAACTTCAAGAAAGCCATTCTGATGACTGCCGGCGCTGCTGCGCAGAAACTCATGGCGAAACTTGAAAATGAACAGGAAGTACTGATGGACATTGCAGATATGGCCATCGAAACCTTTGTGGCTGAAAGCGCCCTCTTACGCCTGATCAAACTCACCCAGCGTAAAGGCGAAGCGGCAGCTTCCCTGCAGGCCGACATCGTTCGCACCTTTATTTATGATGCGGCAGACCGTATCAATAAATCCGGTAAAGATGCCATCAATGCATTTGCCGAAGGCGACGAACAACGCATGATGTTACTGGGCCTGAAACGCTTTACCAAAACAGAACCATTCAATGCAAAAGATGCCCGCAGAAGAATAGCGGATCAGCTGATTGCAGACAACAAATACGCCTGGTAAAACAGGTACACCTAACAGATGGCGGATATGCCGCCATCTGTTATTTACAATTAACACGCTCCTATTCCCCCGCACCTGCTTATCTTTACCAGATATCGACGACGGGACCATGAAGCCATCAGTACAATTTTTTCTACAGTTTTTTTTTGCATTAAGCCTTCCATTTCTGGCCTCCGGCCAGGCTTCCATACGCCTTAACCAACCGGCCAGGGAACAAAACAATGTTAATACAGGTAAACAATTTATTGCCGGCCGCACCTGCACCGGCTGTAAAGTAAGGATCAATAACGATACCGTACACGTATACAGTACCAACACCTTTGCAGTAAGGTATGACCTTCCCACCGGCAGAAGTACGTTCACCATCACCGCAGAAGATCCTAACGGTGAAACCTACACGAAAAACATTACCTATTATTATAATCCTTCACCAGCACCTGCAGCTACCAGCATATTCCGGATAGACTTCGCAGAAGTAAGCCCCAGCGGAAACGTTCAGCTATCGGCAGGCGATACCCTGCGTGTTAAAATGAAAGGCTATCCCGGTGCGGCGGCTACCTGGTTCGACCATGTTCCCCTGCTGGAAATGCCTGCTGCACAAACCGGCGGTGTACCCGGTTACTACAGCGGGTATTATGTCATTCAGCCCGCCGACTCGCTCCTCAACGGAAAGCTGCGCTTTACCCTGCGCAATCAGGCCGGAGAAACCGCTGTATTAAACAGTACCTATCGTTACACCGTCATGCGGAATGACATACCGCTCACCGGCCGTACCCTCGACAAAATGACGTATCTCACGGCCAGTCCGCACGGCGACCGCCTGGGACCTGATAAAATCGGCTATCTCGATAAAGACGTGTTATTGCAGGTAAGCGGCAAACAGGGGGATTATTATAAAGTCCGGCTATCTTCCAAAACAACGGCCTTTATTCCGGAGCCGCTGCTCGATACAGAGATACCACAGGAACATCCCTCCATTAGTATCGCAACAGATGCTAAAATATGGGGCGATGAAAAATCGGATTATGTTTCCGTAGCCTTGTCAGACAAACTACCCTATCTCTCCAGCCAGTCTGTTTCCCCCGGTAAAATCATTGTAGACATTCACGGCGCCTACAGCGAACAAGGACTAAATACCCTGTTGCAGAACACCCGTGAGATTACTTCCGTAGCCTGGCAACAGCCCACGCATGATGTACTCCGGATGATCATCTCCCTGAAACATATGCCCTGGGGTTATCAGGTATACTATGAAGGCAACCGTATAACGGTAAAGGTTAAACGTGTACCGGAAAGATTATCTCTGCGCGGCCTTACCATCGGGCTGGACCCCGGCCATGGTGGTGGAAATCCGGGTGCTTCCGGACTTACCGGCGCTTCCGAAAAACAACTGACGCTTATTTTGTCTATGCAGCTGAAAGCCGCCCTGGAAAGAGAAGGCGCTACTGTGATTGCTACCCGTACCACCGATAGGTTTGTCGCCAATGAAGAGCGGCTGTCGTTTTTCCGGCAAATCAACCCCGACATCCTGTTAAGTATTCACCTGAATTCGTCTGCCAATCCGGTAGATGCCCATGGTACTGCTACTTACTATAAACACACGTTCTGTGAACCGCTGAATGCGGCCATCCACCGGCGGCTGGTAGAAACCGGATTACGGGATTTCGGCAACAACAACGGTTTTAACTTCATCCTCAATAATCCCACAGAGTTTCCGGATGCGCTGGTAGAAACCCTCTTCCTCAGTAATCCGGGCGATGAAGAAAAAGTATTGGACCCGGCATTTCAGCAAAAGATGGTCGAAAAAATCGTGTTGGGTATCAAAGACTACCTGCAACGGGCAGCCCAATAAATAGTTTTCCCCTGGCCGTTACAGTTATTTGTACTGACCAGGGGAAAAACAAATTACCTAATATTATATGCCTGCCGCTGTTTTCAGGTAAGCCGTGAGTCGGTTTACCGCTGCTGTCACGGCGCCGATTTGCGTGCCTACTTCACTCCACTGTCGTTGTTCGATAGCTTCTCTTACGCCTGGAATGGTTTTAACACCGTAACCGGTATAAAATCCCGGCGCATAGATGGTATGCTTATACCAGGGCCGGGCAGGCAATCCTGCCGTATGTAACAACTGCTGTTCGGCCTGATACAGGGCTTTATTGAAGGCCGGGCTACCTTGTTTTTTGCTGTTGGCCAGCGCCAGTGTAACCGTATCCAATCCCGCCAGGGCATTTTGCAAAGGAGAAAAATCAAAATAAGGCACAGCCGTTTTAATAGCGGGTGGCAACAGGTGTTTGGCAGTATCTGTTACCAGCTGGTATTTGTTTTCGCGGATCAGCTGATTTTCTACCAGGGTAGATTCGCGCAGGCCTGCAGCCAGTTCCGTCAGTTCATTCACGTATCCGTTCACAGTTTCATAGAGTTTCCGGT
Coding sequences within:
- a CDS encoding N-acetylmuramoyl-L-alanine amidase; this translates as MKPSVQFFLQFFFALSLPFLASGQASIRLNQPAREQNNVNTGKQFIAGRTCTGCKVRINNDTVHVYSTNTFAVRYDLPTGRSTFTITAEDPNGETYTKNITYYYNPSPAPAATSIFRIDFAEVSPSGNVQLSAGDTLRVKMKGYPGAAATWFDHVPLLEMPAAQTGGVPGYYSGYYVIQPADSLLNGKLRFTLRNQAGETAVLNSTYRYTVMRNDIPLTGRTLDKMTYLTASPHGDRLGPDKIGYLDKDVLLQVSGKQGDYYKVRLSSKTTAFIPEPLLDTEIPQEHPSISIATDAKIWGDEKSDYVSVALSDKLPYLSSQSVSPGKIIVDIHGAYSEQGLNTLLQNTREITSVAWQQPTHDVLRMIISLKHMPWGYQVYYEGNRITVKVKRVPERLSLRGLTIGLDPGHGGGNPGASGLTGASEKQLTLILSMQLKAALEREGATVIATRTTDRFVANEERLSFFRQINPDILLSIHLNSSANPVDAHGTATYYKHTFCEPLNAAIHRRLVETGLRDFGNNNGFNFILNNPTEFPDALVETLFLSNPGDEEKVLDPAFQQKMVEKIVLGIKDYLQRAAQ
- a CDS encoding alpha/beta fold hydrolase, whose amino-acid sequence is MSDFYLPYLKSRFHGTREGTGTQLMICLHGFGESAAHFHPLVAGLGDVFTLIALDMPLHGSTRWEEARAFEKADLTAIVQTILEQEGKERFTLLGYSMGGRLALCLLETMAGRIDGLIMLAADGLRNNPWHMFVTQTSIGNRLFKYNTYHPRIFFTLLHTWRKLGLINQSIYKFALHRMNETAKRELVYSVWTNMRRMMPDKKHCKQLLARYNVLTLLIFGKYDRVIPPVLGTRFADGTFPHKMLVLEKGHQLISVQLGFIIKSNL
- a CDS encoding glycosyltransferase — its product is MHFFLIILIGLALGYGVLILWYSLGWKRLKKFHPVSPQPGHTKVTVIIPARNEADNLPALLDALQHQTYTTTLLEIIIIDDFSTDDTAAVVQRCKAANIHLLRLSDHLDITQRLNSYKKRAIEMAIGRAAGDLIVTTDADCVMSPRWIETMVQCYEQYRPRFIAAPVCFYKEFNFFKKLQSLDFMTMQGITAAAAELAAGTMCNGANLAYEKKAFYEVGGFTGIDNIASGDDMLLMYKIYSAYPDGVMYLKSEDAIVRTLPVDTLRDFMNQRIRWSSKADKYEDKRITWVLFLVYLFNAGLLIMGAIALFLPVWWPWFLILLLFKVTVELYFLLPVARFFNKTELLVWFIPGQLFHIPYIVIAGWLGKFGSYQWKGRQVK
- the gldC gene encoding gliding motility protein GldC codes for the protein MSKTSTIKIQVGLDDNKVPETIEWSATDNKEERMIKAKGMMVSFWDSAEKAALRIDLWTKDMMVDEMADFFFQTMMTMADTYSRATPYKDQADDIRVFAKSFLKKFQEKQEAEGK
- a CDS encoding ABC transporter permease — translated: MSDFTSSWKRLRRNKGAVAGLLVIALSVIVALTAYLIAPDHTPDANRMVLEVEGQHPGFRVHMLAMKKTQPVTPVSFFHQLLYGRESDVTWTPVRSWAFRDSVLVIQRYVDESTTREETLSLVQIWYGEPPSAPLPASELQQLISRERIFSCTYWLGTDKFGRDILSRLLVGTRVSLGVGCIAVIISLSIGVLLGALAGYFRGRTDDLVMWLVNVIWAMPALLLVFALTLALGKGFWQVFIAVGLTMWVGVARIIRGQILSLRELEFVEAARALGYGHLRIIFRHMLPNIMGPVMVVAAGNFATAIVVEAGLSFLGVGVQPPQPSWGLMIKENYNFIITHNPLLALAPGTAIMLLVLAFNLLGNGLRDALDVRSKI
- a CDS encoding acyl-CoA dehydrogenase family protein; the protein is MDATVENKTALKGAEFLVKESAPEEVFTPEDFSEEQLMIKDMADQFISKEVTPVVERLDKLEEGLMPSLLEKAGEQGLLGASFPEEYGGLGKDFVTATIINEGLGAGHSFSVAMAAHTGIGSLPILYFGTEEQKQKYIPKLATGEMKGAYALTEPDSGSDALGARTTAKLTDDGKHYVLNGQKSWITNSGFADVFTVFAKIDGDKFTAFIVDKGTPGFTLGAEEHKMGIKGSSTRQIYFQDAKVPVENVLGVIGKGHLIAFNILNIGRLKLCAAALGAAKKCINTSVQYANTRFQFKQPIANFGAIKYKLAEMVIRTWTAESALFRTAQLIDDKEKELFAEGKPFNEALLGAAEEYAVECAILKVNGSEVLDYVVDEGVQIHGGNGFSDEYIISKAYRDSRINRIFEGTNEINRLLALDMTLKRAMKGKLDLMNPAMNVMKELMSIPEFGNDDESAFSKERKLITNFKKAILMTAGAAAQKLMAKLENEQEVLMDIADMAIETFVAESALLRLIKLTQRKGEAAASLQADIVRTFIYDAADRINKSGKDAINAFAEGDEQRMMLLGLKRFTKTEPFNAKDARRRIADQLIADNKYAW
- a CDS encoding glycosyltransferase family 4 protein, whose product is MQIAVIAACLRQDMPADTGRVATEIILAMCRQQPAHQFICFFDGDIPAGLNFPANVTTVVVPLKGEKPWHLYWWLEWQLPRAMKAYRPDLMIGLDGTLPLRSKIPGIILLRDLSFLRDAGLQPVLQQRRLKKNLDKYLARASRIVVLSDTVKEELSRHAPAIKDKIVRVTPGVSPLYQPLEWESREAVKREFTGSAEYFLVAGSLHPRNNIIPVLKAFSALKRRQRSNIRLVLAGSLTEAGADIATALQSYKFRQDVVWLEHLDESTLARLTGAAYALVYTARLDGLPLAVYAAGRCQVPVIALDGAAVREAGGEAVLYTDPANLDDLAEKMSLLYKDEQLRSRLLAKIPPVMPAEGWEQAAGEIGTLLTGG